From Pristis pectinata isolate sPriPec2 chromosome 42, sPriPec2.1.pri, whole genome shotgun sequence, the proteins below share one genomic window:
- the LOC127566492 gene encoding microphthalmia-associated transcription factor-like has product MTSRVLLRQQLMREQAQEQERREQQAAAQREQERASPSQSRAIAVAGPLGLPAKAQVPMEILKVQTHLENPTKYHIQQSQRQQVKQYLSTTLGSKAASQALAAPLSPGPLEQAAPSAAGAAPSSPMVLLNVGSNPETEMDDVIDEIISLESSYNDDGLGLLDCQLQMPNTLPVSGNLLNVYTNQSLTNATITVSNSCPAKLPNTKESTDADVKAFIKERQKKDNHNLIERRRRFNINDRIKELGAMIPKSNDPEARWNKGTILKASVDYIRKLQKESSRSKELESRQRKLEHANRALLLRIQELEIQARVHGLSLTSPSGLSTAQLTAQVIKQEVPGPDYLLSGGSQAGAEAGPAYDLDLDLGLGLGPGLEPLAELPYPLKLDSGLGDVLMEDSLSPVGACDPLLSSFSPGASKTSSRRSSFSMEEEPGS; this is encoded by the exons ATGACGTCGCGGGTGCTGCTGCGGCAGCAGCTGATGCGGGAGCAGGCGCAGGAGCAGGAGCGCCGGGAGCAGCAGGCAGCCGCGCAGCGGGAGCAGGAGCGGGCCTCGCCCAGCCAGTCACGGGCCATCGCCGTGGCCGGGCCCCTGGGCCTGCCCGCCAAGGCCCAGGTCCCCATGGAGATCCTCAAG GTGCAGACCCACCTGGAGAACCCCACCAAGTACCACATCCAGCAGTCACAGaggcagcaggtcaagcagtacctGTCCACCACCCTGGGGAGCAAGGCCGCCTCCCAGGCGCTGGCCGCCCCCCTCTCGCCGGGACCCCTGGAGCAGGCGGCCCCCTCCGCCGCGGGGGCCGCCCCCAGCAGCCCCATGGTCCTGCTGAACGTCGGGTCCAACCCAGAGACCGAG ATGGACGATGTCATCGATGAGATCATCAGCCTAGAGTCGAGCTACAACGACGACGGGCTGGGGCTGCTCGACTGCCAGCTGCAGATGCCCAACACG cTGCCGGTCTCCGGGAACCTGCTGAACGTTTACACCAACCAGAGCCTGACCAACGCCACCATCACTGTGAGCAACTCCTGCCCGGCCAAGCTGCCCAACACCAAGGAGAGCACAG atgccgATGTGAAAGCTTTCATCAAAGAGAGACAGAAGAAGGATAACCACAACCTCA TCGAGAGAAGACGGAGGTTTAATATTAACGATCGAATCAAGGAGCTGGGAGCAATGATCCCGAAATCCAATGATCC GGAGGCGCGCTGGAACAAAGGCACCATCCTGAAGGCGTCGGTGGACTACATCCGCAAGCTGCAGAAGGAGAGCAGCCGCTCAAAGGAGCTGGAGAGCCGTCAGCGGAAGCTGGAGCACGCCAACCGGGCCCTGCTGCTCCgcatccag gAGTTGGAAATCCAGGCCCGGGTGCACGGCCTGTCGCTGACCTCCCCCTCGGGCCTCAGCACCGCCCAGCTGACCGCCCAGGTCATCAAGCAGGAGGTGCCAGGTCCCGATTACCTGCTGTCGGGGGGGTCGCAGGCCGGGGCAGAGGCCGGGCCCGCCTACGACCTGGACCTGGACCTGGGCCTGGGGCTGGGGCCCGGCCTGGAGCCGCTGGCCGAGCTGCCCTACCCCCTGAAGCTGGACTCGGGCCTGGGGGATGTGCTGATGGAGGACTCGCTGTCGCCGGTGGGGGCGTGcgaccccctcctctcctctttctcgCCGGGAGCGTCCAAAACCAGCAGCCGTCGGAGCAGCTTCAGTATGGAGGAGGAGCCCGGGTCCTGA